A stretch of Haemophilus influenzae DNA encodes these proteins:
- the xthA gene encoding exodeoxyribonuclease III: protein MKFISFNINGLRARPHQLEAIIEKYQPDVIGLQEIKVADEAFPYEITENLGYHVFHHGQKGHYGVALLTKQEPKVIRRGFPTDNEDAQKRIIMADLETEFGLLTVINGYFPQGESRAHETKFPAKEKFYADLQQYLEKEHDRSNPILIMGDMNISPSDLDIGIGDENRKRWLRTGKCSFLPEERAWYQRLYDYGLEDSFRKLNPTANDKFSWFDYRSKGFDDNRGLRIDHILISQKLAERCVDVGIALDIRAMEKPSDHAPIWAEFK from the coding sequence ATGAAATTTATTTCTTTCAATATAAATGGGTTACGTGCTCGCCCACATCAACTTGAAGCCATTATTGAAAAATATCAGCCAGATGTGATTGGCTTACAGGAAATTAAAGTTGCTGACGAGGCTTTTCCCTATGAAATTACAGAAAACTTAGGTTATCACGTATTTCATCATGGTCAGAAAGGTCATTATGGAGTAGCATTATTGACTAAACAAGAACCTAAAGTGATTCGTCGTGGTTTTCCAACTGACAATGAAGATGCACAAAAACGCATTATTATGGCTGATCTGGAAACTGAATTTGGTTTATTGACCGTCATTAATGGCTATTTCCCACAGGGGGAAAGCCGTGCGCACGAGACTAAATTTCCAGCTAAAGAGAAATTTTATGCAGATCTTCAACAGTATTTAGAAAAAGAACACGACAGATCTAATCCGATTTTAATTATGGGCGATATGAATATTAGCCCAAGTGATTTAGATATTGGTATCGGAGATGAAAATCGTAAACGTTGGTTACGCACAGGTAAATGTTCTTTCTTACCTGAAGAAAGAGCGTGGTATCAACGTTTGTATGATTATGGATTAGAAGATAGTTTTCGTAAGCTGAACCCAACAGCAAATGATAAATTCTCGTGGTTTGATTACCGTTCTAAAGGTTTTGATGATAATCGAGGTTTACGAATTGATCATATTTTGATAAGCCAAAAATTAGCTGAACGATGTGTCGATGTGGGCATTGCATTAGATATTCGAGCAATGGAAAAACCGTCTGATCACGCACCGATTTGGGCTGAATTTAAATAG
- a CDS encoding TIGR01619 family protein, with protein sequence MDMANWQNYRSTVNGMPAVFTANIEDVEKYHGKGLDKIVQFTIDYQADDETGLPSEVEYDKLINRVFKILTQLTALPNVFFAGHFICNSQIKIHFYCKHENLIVETLQQIDFVKDINVQKDLIWDTYFDFLLASPLEIKLNATEELLDLLKSKGRNLSDTYLVEHSFHFDEEQKMFPFMDELSLGDYSFTTLQYSAQAIQFNEDDEPYFLVKLEQEISLENSEIFEQVERFEKLAEQFSGEYIGWECDSLLDSNKPLN encoded by the coding sequence ATGGATATGGCAAATTGGCAGAATTATCGTTCTACTGTGAATGGTATGCCTGCCGTGTTTACCGCAAATATTGAAGATGTTGAAAAATATCACGGTAAAGGTCTCGATAAAATAGTGCAGTTTACTATTGATTATCAGGCTGATGATGAAACGGGTTTACCCTCAGAAGTTGAATACGATAAGTTAATTAACCGTGTATTTAAAATTTTGACACAACTAACCGCACTTCCAAATGTATTTTTTGCGGGGCATTTTATTTGTAATTCTCAAATAAAAATACATTTTTATTGTAAGCACGAAAATCTTATTGTAGAAACTTTACAGCAAATTGATTTTGTTAAAGATATTAATGTGCAAAAGGATTTAATTTGGGATACTTATTTTGACTTTTTGCTCGCTTCTCCATTGGAGATTAAGTTAAATGCAACGGAAGAATTGCTTGATTTATTAAAAAGTAAAGGTCGTAATTTAAGTGATACCTATTTAGTAGAGCATAGTTTTCATTTTGATGAAGAGCAGAAAATGTTCCCTTTTATGGATGAGCTTAGTTTAGGGGATTATTCTTTCACGACATTACAATATTCTGCACAAGCGATTCAGTTTAATGAAGATGACGAACCTTATTTCTTGGTAAAATTAGAGCAAGAAATTTCATTAGAAAATAGCGAAATTTTTGAACAAGTAGAACGTTTTGAAAAATTGGCTGAACAATTTTCGGGAGAGTATATCGGTTGGGAATGTGATTCTTTACTGGATAGCAATAAGCCATTGAATTAG
- the mreD gene encoding rod shape-determining protein MreD: protein MQTRFILQWFTILSFFVIAFVLELAPWPVGFQMLKPAWLVLVLLYWVLAIPNKVSIGWSFLLGLTWDLILGSTLGVHALVLSTSMYIIAKNYLILRNLSLWFQSLLVVLFVFIIRLLIFLVEFSLHTAFFHWQAILGAFASGLLWPWVFLLMRKIRRKVKLH from the coding sequence ATGCAAACACGATTTATTTTACAATGGTTCACTATTTTAAGCTTCTTTGTTATTGCCTTTGTATTAGAACTTGCACCTTGGCCAGTTGGTTTCCAAATGCTAAAGCCTGCGTGGCTTGTACTTGTATTACTTTATTGGGTATTAGCTATTCCCAATAAAGTAAGTATAGGCTGGTCATTTTTACTCGGATTAACTTGGGATTTAATATTAGGCTCTACATTAGGCGTTCACGCTCTCGTACTTTCTACGAGCATGTACATCATTGCCAAAAACTATTTAATTCTGCGAAATTTATCACTTTGGTTCCAAAGTTTATTGGTTGTACTTTTCGTCTTCATTATAAGATTACTTATTTTCTTAGTTGAATTTTCACTCCATACTGCCTTTTTTCATTGGCAAGCCATCTTAGGCGCATTCGCTTCTGGTTTACTATGGCCGTGGGTATTTTTATTAATGCGCAAAATACGCAGAAAAGTTAAATTACATTAA
- the mreC gene encoding rod shape-determining protein MreC, with product MKPIFGKAPPLGIRLLIAIFASIALILADGRNSSITKARSAMETAIGGLYYLANSPRSILDGISENLVDTNKLQIENKVLRQQLLEKNADLLLLDQLKVENQRLRLLLNSPLRTDEYKKIAEVLTAETDIYRQQIVINQGKKDGAYIGQPVIDEKGVIGQIISVGENTSRVLLLTDVTHSIPVQVLRNDVRVIASGTGHTDELSLDNVPRSVDIEKGDLLVTSGLGGRFLEGYPVAVVQSVSRDSSNYFAIVKAKPLALLERLRYVLLLWPSNLDISKVKSMSPEEVRNLVQKRLESQANEANYRVKKTPLTEKDFLENEEKTIIEPDIPTDFLQNEEDLPIEQQEERIED from the coding sequence ATGAAACCCATTTTCGGCAAAGCCCCTCCCCTAGGTATTCGTCTGCTTATCGCTATCTTTGCATCTATTGCCTTAATTTTAGCTGATGGACGTAATAGCTCAATAACGAAAGCACGTAGTGCAATGGAAACAGCAATAGGCGGTTTATATTATCTTGCAAATAGCCCTAGAAGCATCTTAGATGGCATTTCAGAAAATCTTGTTGATACCAATAAATTACAAATTGAAAACAAAGTACTACGCCAACAGCTTTTGGAAAAAAATGCAGATTTACTTTTACTTGATCAACTCAAAGTTGAAAATCAGCGATTACGTCTTTTATTAAATTCTCCGTTAAGAACCGATGAATACAAAAAAATTGCCGAAGTTCTTACTGCAGAAACAGATATTTATCGCCAACAAATTGTTATTAATCAAGGCAAAAAAGACGGTGCTTATATAGGTCAGCCTGTCATTGATGAAAAAGGCGTCATTGGACAAATTATTTCCGTGGGCGAAAATACTAGCCGAGTACTGCTACTCACAGACGTAACACACTCAATTCCAGTGCAAGTTCTACGCAATGATGTTCGTGTTATTGCGAGTGGGACTGGGCATACCGATGAACTAAGCCTCGATAACGTGCCTCGTTCCGTTGATATAGAAAAAGGCGATCTTCTCGTAACCTCTGGGCTTGGTGGACGTTTTCTTGAAGGCTATCCCGTAGCTGTTGTACAAAGCGTTTCGCGTGATAGCTCTAATTACTTTGCAATAGTTAAAGCTAAACCTTTAGCTTTATTAGAACGTTTACGTTATGTACTTTTACTTTGGCCAAGTAACCTAGATATATCAAAAGTAAAATCAATGTCGCCAGAAGAAGTTCGCAATCTGGTGCAAAAACGTTTAGAAAGCCAAGCTAATGAAGCAAATTATAGAGTGAAAAAAACACCCTTAACAGAAAAAGACTTTCTAGAAAATGAAGAAAAAACCATTATTGAACCAGATATTCCAACAGATTTTCTTCAAAATGAAGAAGATCTTCCCATAGAACAGCAAGAAGAAAGGATAGAAGACTAA
- a CDS encoding rod shape-determining protein: MLFKKIRGLFSNDLSIDLGTANTLIYVKRQGIVLDEPSVVAIRQDRVGTLKSIAAVGKEAKLMLGRTPKSIVAIRPMKDGVIADFFVTEKMLQYFIKQVHSGNFMRPSPRVLVCVPAGATQVERRAIKESAIGAGAREVYLIEEPMAAAIGAKLPVSTAVGSMVIDIGGGTTEVAVISLNGIVYSSSVRIGGDRFDEAIISYVRRTFGSVIGEPTAERIKQEIGSAYIQEGDEIKEMEVHGHNLAEGAPRSFTLTSRDVLEAIQQPLNGIVAAVRTALEECQPEHAADIFERGMVLTGGGALLRNIDILLSKESGVPVIIAEDPLTCVARGGGEALEMIDMHGGDIFSDEI; encoded by the coding sequence ATGTTATTTAAAAAAATTCGTGGGTTGTTTTCAAACGATCTTTCTATTGATTTAGGCACAGCTAATACTTTAATTTATGTCAAAAGACAAGGTATTGTACTTGATGAACCCTCTGTTGTTGCGATTCGTCAAGATCGCGTAGGCACATTAAAAAGCATTGCAGCTGTGGGTAAAGAAGCTAAATTAATGTTAGGTCGTACTCCCAAAAGTATTGTAGCAATTCGTCCGATGAAAGATGGCGTTATTGCAGACTTTTTTGTGACAGAAAAAATGTTGCAATACTTTATCAAACAAGTTCATAGCGGTAATTTTATGCGTCCAAGCCCGCGTGTATTAGTATGTGTGCCAGCTGGTGCAACACAAGTAGAACGCCGCGCAATTAAAGAATCAGCAATCGGTGCTGGTGCGCGTGAAGTATATTTAATTGAAGAACCAATGGCAGCTGCAATTGGGGCTAAATTACCCGTTTCTACTGCAGTTGGTTCTATGGTAATTGATATCGGTGGTGGTACGACAGAAGTGGCTGTAATTTCCTTAAATGGTATCGTATATTCTTCTTCCGTGCGTATCGGTGGTGACCGTTTCGACGAGGCGATTATTTCTTATGTTCGCCGCACTTTTGGCTCGGTTATCGGAGAACCTACCGCCGAACGCATCAAACAAGAAATTGGTTCTGCTTATATTCAAGAAGGTGACGAAATTAAAGAAATGGAAGTACACGGACATAATTTAGCCGAAGGTGCGCCACGTTCATTTACTTTAACATCACGTGATGTCCTAGAAGCCATTCAACAACCATTAAACGGTATTGTAGCAGCGGTTCGAACCGCACTTGAAGAATGCCAACCAGAACACGCAGCAGACATTTTCGAACGTGGTATGGTATTAACTGGTGGCGGTGCTTTATTACGTAATATTGATATTTTACTTTCTAAAGAATCTGGTGTCCCTGTTATCATCGCAGAAGATCCATTAACCTGTGTTGCTCGTGGTGGTGGCGAAGCATTAGAAATGATCGATATGCACGGCGGCGATATTTTTAGTGATGAAATTTAA
- a CDS encoding ABC transporter ATP-binding protein/permease, with protein MDYSQEAITSLIWILQTLAITSVVFSFGIFLLVRFTQWGRQFWMFAGGYLSPKRSIKPILFFLLIVAMTLLSVRISLVHSEWYKNMYTSLQEFNEHVFWQQMGLFCVIAASSVSAALVSYYLEQRFVINWIEWLNEQLVDKWMAHRAYYKTQYLSENLDNPDQRIQQDVQSYVKTTLSLSTGVIDAVTSMISYTILLWGLAGPMMVLGVEIPHMMVFLVFGYVIFTTLIAFWLGRPLISLNFINELLNANYRYSLIRIKEYAESIAFYAGEKVEKNQLYQQFNAVIHNMWIIVFRTLKFSGFNLVVSQISVVFPLLIQVGRYFEKQIKLGDLMQTLQVFGQLHANLSFFRNTYDNFASYKATLDRLTGFCYAIEKANNKSQTQIHNHPTDVIFKNLSIQNPLGHTLIKHLNITLPQGTSLLIQGKSGAGKTTLLRTIAGLWSYAEGEINCPTHNQLFLSQKPYVPQGNLMSALAYPNNADNISHTQAVEILNKVQLGHLAEQLEKEQDWTRILSLGEQQRLAFARLILHKPAVAFLDEATASMDEGLEFSMYQLLQQELPQTTIISVGHRSTLKTLHQQQLILQDKGQWQVL; from the coding sequence ATGGATTACAGCCAAGAAGCCATTACTTCTCTTATTTGGATTTTACAAACGCTAGCCATCACCTCAGTCGTCTTTAGTTTTGGCATTTTTCTTTTGGTGCGTTTTACTCAATGGGGAAGACAATTTTGGATGTTTGCAGGTGGTTATCTTTCGCCTAAACGTAGCATTAAACCTATCTTATTCTTTCTACTTATTGTTGCAATGACGCTACTTAGCGTACGTATCAGCCTTGTACATTCTGAGTGGTACAAAAATATGTACACATCATTGCAAGAATTTAATGAACATGTATTTTGGCAACAAATGGGCTTGTTCTGTGTCATTGCCGCAAGTTCTGTTTCAGCAGCATTAGTAAGCTATTATTTAGAGCAACGTTTCGTCATCAACTGGATTGAATGGCTTAACGAACAGCTTGTTGATAAATGGATGGCACATCGTGCCTATTACAAAACACAATATTTATCAGAAAATCTTGATAACCCCGATCAACGTATTCAACAAGATGTGCAATCTTATGTAAAAACCACGCTTTCTTTAAGCACTGGTGTCATTGATGCGGTAACCTCTATGATCTCTTATACGATTTTATTATGGGGATTAGCAGGTCCAATGATGGTACTTGGCGTGGAAATTCCGCATATGATGGTATTTTTAGTGTTTGGTTATGTCATCTTCACAACCCTCATCGCATTTTGGCTCGGTCGTCCATTAATATCCTTGAATTTTATTAATGAACTCCTAAACGCAAACTATCGTTATTCTTTAATTCGAATAAAAGAATATGCCGAAAGCATTGCTTTTTATGCGGGCGAAAAAGTCGAAAAAAATCAGCTTTATCAGCAGTTCAATGCCGTCATTCATAATATGTGGATTATTGTATTTAGAACACTAAAATTTTCAGGATTTAACTTAGTCGTAAGCCAAATTTCCGTGGTTTTTCCATTGTTAATTCAAGTTGGACGTTACTTTGAAAAACAAATAAAACTTGGCGATCTAATGCAAACCTTACAAGTATTTGGTCAGTTACACGCAAATCTTTCCTTCTTCCGCAATACTTATGATAATTTTGCAAGCTATAAAGCAACGCTAGATCGTTTAACTGGGTTCTGTTATGCCATTGAAAAAGCAAATAATAAATCACAAACACAGATCCACAATCATCCAACAGATGTGATTTTCAAAAATTTAAGTATTCAAAATCCATTAGGTCATACACTAATTAAACATCTAAACATTACCTTACCGCAAGGAACAAGTTTGCTTATTCAAGGAAAATCTGGAGCAGGAAAAACCACGCTTTTACGCACCATTGCGGGGCTTTGGAGCTATGCCGAGGGGGAAATAAATTGCCCTACGCACAATCAGCTTTTCTTGTCACAAAAGCCGTATGTGCCACAAGGAAATTTAATGTCAGCATTAGCTTATCCAAATAACGCTGACAATATTTCACATACACAAGCTGTAGAAATATTAAATAAAGTACAATTAGGACATTTGGCTGAACAATTAGAAAAAGAACAAGACTGGACGCGTATTCTTTCTCTTGGCGAACAACAGCGTTTGGCGTTTGCACGATTAATTCTACACAAACCAGCGGTGGCATTTTTAGATGAAGCCACAGCTAGTATGGATGAAGGTTTAGAATTTTCGATGTATCAATTGTTACAACAAGAACTACCACAAACGACAATCATCAGTGTGGGACACCGTTCAACCCTTAAAACCTTACATCAACAACAGTTAATTCTGCAAGACAAAGGGCAATGGCAAGTGCTATAA
- a CDS encoding putative transporter — protein sequence MSDIAITISLLALVAVIGLWIGHWKIRGVGLGIGGVLFGGIIVAHFTNQYGLKLDAHTLHFVQEFGLILFVYTIGIQVGPGFFSSLRKSGLKLNAFAILIIVLGSIAVVLVHKIADVPLDIALGIYSGAVTNTPALGAGQQILAELGVPQTTVTMGVSYAMAYPFGICGILLAMWLIRLFFKVKVDDEAARFNAESSQDKESLHNISLKVTNQNLDGLTLIQIPGFSDEEVVCSRLKRDDMEIVPKASTEIRINDILQLVGDDNSLAKMRLIIGYEVDAPTVAYSGEIRSERVVVTNEKVLGKKIRALGIHQKYGVVISRLNRAGIELVPTGNTTLQFGDVLHMVGRSDVLNQAISVIGNAQQKLLQVQMLPVFIGIGLGVLVGSIPFYIPGFPVALKLGLAGGPLVVALILARIGTIGKLYWFMPPSANLALREIGIVLFLAVVGLKSGGSFFDTLVNGSGLEWMGYGIFITFIPLMITGILARLYGKLNYLTICGLLAGSMTDPPALAFANEIKEDNGAAALSYATVYPLVMFLRIMSPQLLAVLLWAA from the coding sequence ATGAGTGATATTGCGATCACGATTAGCCTTCTTGCCCTCGTCGCCGTAATCGGCTTATGGATCGGGCATTGGAAGATCCGCGGGGTTGGGCTTGGCATTGGTGGCGTGCTGTTTGGCGGCATTATTGTTGCCCATTTCACTAATCAATATGGCTTGAAACTGGATGCGCATACGCTGCATTTTGTGCAAGAATTTGGTTTAATTTTATTTGTTTATACTATTGGTATTCAGGTGGGGCCGGGCTTTTTTTCTTCTTTACGAAAATCTGGTTTAAAGCTAAATGCCTTTGCCATTTTGATTATTGTGCTGGGGTCAATTGCCGTGGTTCTTGTACATAAAATTGCGGATGTTCCACTGGATATTGCCTTAGGTATTTATTCTGGTGCTGTTACTAATACGCCAGCGTTGGGGGCAGGGCAGCAAATTTTAGCAGAATTAGGGGTGCCTCAAACCACTGTGACTATGGGGGTGTCTTATGCAATGGCTTATCCATTCGGGATTTGCGGTATTTTGCTTGCAATGTGGTTAATCCGCTTATTTTTTAAAGTCAAAGTGGACGATGAAGCGGCACGTTTTAATGCGGAGAGCAGTCAAGATAAAGAAAGTTTACATAATATTTCTTTAAAAGTGACGAACCAAAATTTAGATGGTCTGACGTTAATTCAAATTCCTGGATTTAGTGATGAAGAAGTCGTATGTTCACGTTTAAAACGCGATGATATGGAAATTGTTCCAAAGGCAAGTACTGAAATTCGTATCAACGATATTTTGCAATTAGTGGGCGATGATAATTCGCTTGCCAAAATGCGTTTAATTATCGGATACGAAGTTGATGCACCAACTGTTGCCTATAGTGGCGAAATTCGTTCTGAGCGTGTGGTGGTAACGAATGAAAAAGTATTAGGCAAAAAGATCCGTGCCTTAGGCATTCATCAAAAATATGGGGTTGTGATTTCACGTTTAAATCGTGCAGGGATTGAGTTAGTTCCAACGGGAAATACCACACTGCAATTTGGCGATGTGCTACATATGGTCGGACGCAGTGATGTACTAAATCAGGCTATTTCAGTCATTGGTAATGCACAACAAAAATTGCTTCAAGTGCAAATGTTACCTGTGTTTATCGGCATTGGTTTAGGAGTACTCGTTGGTTCGATTCCATTCTATATTCCAGGTTTCCCTGTTGCGTTAAAATTAGGGCTTGCTGGCGGGCCATTGGTGGTTGCGTTAATCTTAGCGAGAATTGGCACGATTGGTAAACTTTACTGGTTTATGCCGCCTAGTGCTAACTTGGCGTTACGCGAAATTGGGATTGTTCTTTTCTTGGCTGTGGTCGGTTTAAAATCAGGCGGAAGTTTCTTTGATACTTTAGTGAATGGTTCGGGACTTGAATGGATGGGATACGGTATTTTTATCACCTTTATTCCATTAATGATTACCGGTATTTTGGCTCGTCTATATGGCAAACTGAATTACCTTACAATCTGTGGTTTACTTGCAGGTTCAATGACGGATCCTCCCGCTTTAGCATTTGCTAATGAAATTAAAGAAGATAACGGTGCTGCAGCACTTTCTTATGCCACTGTGTATCCGTTAGTGATGTTCTTGCGAATAATGTCGCCACAGTTATTGGCAGTGTTATTATGGGCAGCATAG
- the rsfS gene encoding ribosome silencing factor, with protein sequence MALVEFLMETLDGLKGTDIVHFDVRGKSSITDNMIICTGTSSRQVSAMADNLITECKKAGFETFGEEGKNTADWIVVDLGQAIVHIMQRDAREMYQLEKLWA encoded by the coding sequence ATGGCGTTAGTTGAATTTTTGATGGAAACCTTAGATGGGTTAAAGGGAACAGATATTGTACATTTTGATGTACGTGGAAAATCATCGATTACGGATAATATGATTATTTGCACGGGTACATCGAGCCGCCAAGTTTCTGCAATGGCAGATAATTTAATTACAGAATGTAAAAAAGCAGGTTTTGAAACTTTTGGTGAAGAGGGTAAAAATACTGCAGATTGGATTGTAGTGGATCTTGGTCAAGCTATCGTACATATCATGCAACGTGACGCCCGTGAAATGTATCAATTAGAGAAACTTTGGGCGTAA
- the rlmH gene encoding 23S rRNA (pseudouridine(1915)-N(3))-methyltransferase RlmH has product MKITLIAVGTKMPSWVTTGFEEYQRRFPKDMPFELIEIPAGKRGKNADIKRILEQEGKAMLAACGKGKVVTLDIPGKPWTTPQLAEQLEAWKNDGCDVCLLIGGPEGLSPECKAAAEQSWSLSPLTLPHPLVRVVVAESLYRAWSLTTNHPYHRE; this is encoded by the coding sequence GTGAAAATCACGTTAATTGCTGTTGGAACAAAAATGCCTTCTTGGGTTACAACGGGTTTTGAGGAATATCAACGCCGTTTCCCAAAAGATATGCCTTTTGAACTGATTGAAATCCCAGCAGGTAAGCGTGGAAAAAATGCTGATATTAAACGTATTTTAGAGCAAGAAGGTAAGGCGATGTTAGCTGCCTGTGGAAAAGGCAAAGTTGTGACGTTAGATATTCCTGGTAAACCTTGGACGACACCGCAGCTAGCCGAGCAATTAGAAGCGTGGAAAAATGATGGTTGCGATGTTTGTTTGTTGATTGGTGGGCCTGAGGGGCTTTCGCCAGAATGTAAAGCCGCTGCAGAGCAAAGTTGGTCGCTTTCGCCATTGACATTACCTCACCCACTTGTTCGTGTTGTAGTGGCTGAAAGTTTGTATCGCGCGTGGTCGCTCACTACTAATCATCCTTATCATCGAGAATAA
- the mrdA gene encoding penicillin-binding protein 2 → MNLKKFFNTPTHEPFRDKKAERNLFARRTLVAFLGILLLTGVLFTNIYQLQIVNFDTYRTRSNGNRIKLLPLPPTRGLIYDRYGKLLAENLTFFGLYIVPEKTENLDRTLDELRYIVGLTDNDIEHFKKERLRGTRYTPILLKPNLTEEQISRFAVNGYQYPSLEVRPYFKRHYLYGETMAHILGYVGKMNDKDVERLKREDKFANYAGTNDIGKLGIERYYEDILQGTTGFEEVEINNRGKVIRTLRSRPAVAGKSIHLTIDLALQRYITELLSGLKGAVVVLDPKDSSVLAMVSTPSYDNNLFVDGISSEDYKRLLNDPARPLYSRATQGAYPPASTVKPFIAVAAQTENVITPNTTIFDPGYWVLPNSTKRFRDWKKTGHGDTDLNKAITESSDTYFYQVAYNMGIDRLSNWMKDFGFGMPTGIEIQEETAANMPTREWKQKRYKRPWVQGDTISVGIGQGYWTATPLQVAKATTILVNNGKVNTPHLMKAIEGAVLEPYEDPLIYPDISTPKVTAWEAAKRGMYNVVNAANGTGRKAFADANYRVAGKSGTAQVFSLKENEKYNAVGLKKELHDHAWFTAYAPYENPRLVVTVILENAGGGSSNAAPLARKVMDYYLNQRLPQVEKYNVPIQQKKDLSQESEQINGR, encoded by the coding sequence ATGAATTTAAAAAAATTTTTCAATACGCCAACTCATGAGCCGTTCCGCGATAAAAAAGCGGAGCGTAACCTTTTTGCACGCCGAACGTTAGTGGCTTTTTTGGGGATTTTGCTACTAACAGGTGTTTTATTCACCAATATTTATCAGCTACAGATTGTTAATTTCGATACTTACCGAACGCGTTCTAATGGTAACCGAATTAAATTATTACCTTTACCGCCAACGCGTGGCTTAATCTATGATCGTTACGGTAAATTATTAGCCGAAAATCTTACTTTTTTTGGTTTATACATTGTGCCGGAAAAAACTGAAAATTTAGACCGCACTTTAGATGAATTACGCTACATTGTGGGATTGACGGATAACGATATTGAACATTTTAAAAAAGAACGTCTCCGCGGAACGCGTTATACACCGATTTTATTAAAGCCGAATTTAACAGAAGAACAAATTTCACGCTTTGCGGTAAATGGCTACCAATACCCGAGTTTAGAGGTACGTCCTTATTTCAAACGCCATTATTTATATGGCGAAACAATGGCGCATATTTTGGGCTATGTAGGTAAAATGAATGATAAAGATGTAGAACGTTTGAAACGAGAGGATAAATTTGCGAATTATGCGGGGACGAACGATATTGGAAAATTGGGTATTGAACGTTATTACGAGGATATACTGCAAGGTACCACGGGTTTTGAAGAAGTAGAAATTAATAATCGCGGCAAAGTAATCCGTACTTTGCGTAGCCGACCTGCTGTGGCGGGAAAAAGTATTCATTTAACTATTGATTTAGCATTACAGCGTTATATTACTGAACTTTTATCGGGACTAAAAGGTGCTGTAGTTGTGCTTGATCCGAAAGATAGTAGTGTATTAGCGATGGTATCTACACCAAGTTATGACAATAATTTATTTGTTGATGGTATTTCCTCCGAAGATTATAAACGTTTATTAAATGATCCTGCTCGTCCGCTTTATAGTCGTGCGACACAAGGTGCGTATCCGCCCGCTTCAACAGTCAAACCTTTTATTGCAGTAGCCGCACAAACTGAAAATGTGATTACACCAAACACAACGATTTTTGATCCGGGATATTGGGTATTACCTAACTCCACAAAACGTTTTCGTGATTGGAAAAAAACAGGCCACGGAGATACGGATTTGAATAAAGCGATTACTGAATCCTCTGATACTTATTTTTATCAAGTGGCTTATAATATGGGTATTGATCGTCTTTCTAATTGGATGAAGGATTTTGGTTTTGGTATGCCAACGGGGATTGAAATTCAAGAAGAAACGGCTGCCAATATGCCAACTCGAGAATGGAAACAAAAACGCTATAAACGCCCTTGGGTACAAGGCGATACGATTTCGGTTGGGATTGGTCAAGGTTATTGGACGGCAACACCACTACAAGTAGCAAAAGCAACGACGATATTGGTCAATAATGGCAAAGTAAATACGCCGCATTTGATGAAAGCAATTGAGGGGGCAGTTCTAGAGCCTTATGAAGATCCGTTAATTTATCCTGATATTAGTACACCTAAAGTGACGGCTTGGGAGGCAGCGAAACGCGGTATGTACAATGTTGTTAATGCTGCAAATGGAACTGGGCGAAAAGCCTTTGCAGATGCCAATTATCGTGTTGCAGGAAAATCTGGTACTGCTCAAGTGTTTAGTTTAAAAGAAAATGAAAAATACAATGCGGTGGGATTGAAAAAAGAATTGCATGATCACGCATGGTTTACCGCATATGCGCCTTATGAAAACCCTAGATTGGTTGTGACAGTGATTTTAGAAAATGCAGGTGGTGGTTCAAGTAATGCCGCACCGTTAGCGCGTAAAGTGATGGATTACTATTTAAATCAGCGTTTACCACAAGTTGAAAAATATAATGTACCTATTCAGCAAAAAAAAGATTTGTCACAAGAGAGCGAACAAATAAATGGAAGATAA